From the genome of Rarobacter incanus, one region includes:
- a CDS encoding 1,4-dihydroxy-2-naphthoyl-CoA synthase, giving the protein MRVERTDPHPHLGPDTPFDPARWRSEAGAGHLADITYHRGIDPASGKDLPVVRIAFDRPEVRNAFRPATVDELYRALDHARMTPSVGTVLLTGNGPSPLDGKHAFCSGGDQRIRGKDGYHYAEGDTPATFDPTRAGRLHILEVQRLIRTMPKVVIALVNGWAAGGGHSLHVVADLTIASAEHARFMQTDANVGSFDGGYGSAYLARQVGQKRAREIFFLAREYGAQQAYDWGSVNDVVPHADLEKAGLEYARIISTKSPQAIRMLKFAFNLADDGLAGQQVFAGEATRLAYMTDEAQEGRDAFLQKREPNWEQYPHYY; this is encoded by the coding sequence ATGCGCGTCGAAAGAACTGACCCCCACCCCCACCTCGGCCCGGATACCCCGTTCGACCCGGCGCGTTGGCGCAGCGAAGCGGGGGCGGGCCACCTCGCGGACATCACTTATCACCGCGGCATCGATCCCGCGTCCGGGAAAGACCTGCCGGTCGTCCGGATCGCCTTCGACCGTCCTGAGGTCCGCAACGCCTTTCGCCCCGCCACGGTCGACGAACTGTACCGCGCGCTCGACCACGCCCGCATGACGCCGAGTGTGGGCACTGTATTGCTCACCGGCAACGGCCCCTCCCCCCTCGACGGCAAGCACGCGTTTTGTTCCGGCGGCGATCAGCGCATCCGGGGCAAGGATGGCTACCACTACGCGGAGGGCGACACCCCGGCCACATTCGACCCCACCCGCGCGGGACGCTTGCACATTTTGGAGGTGCAACGGCTGATTCGCACCATGCCGAAGGTCGTGATCGCGCTCGTCAACGGGTGGGCGGCCGGCGGCGGGCATTCGCTGCACGTCGTCGCCGACCTCACAATAGCGAGCGCCGAACACGCGCGGTTCATGCAGACGGATGCGAATGTTGGCTCATTCGATGGGGGCTACGGTTCGGCCTATCTGGCGCGCCAGGTGGGGCAAAAGAGGGCACGCGAGATTTTCTTCCTTGCCCGCGAATACGGCGCCCAGCAGGCCTACGATTGGGGCAGCGTCAATGATGTTGTCCCGCATGCGGACCTGGAGAAGGCGGGTTTGGAGTACGCGCGCATCATTTCGACGAAATCACCGCAGGCTATTCGCATGCTGAAGTTTGCCTTCAATCTCGCCGACGATGGGCTGGCCGGCCAGCAGGTGTTCGCAGGTGAAGCCACCCGATTGGCATATATGACGGACGAGGCCCAAGAAGGCCGTGACGCGTTTCTCCAAAAGCGCGAGCCGAACTGGGAACAGTACCCCCACTATTACTGA
- a CDS encoding serine/threonine-protein kinase, which translates to MAKRLPSAPPVLPGFAYISPLGVGGFADVFLYEQQMPHRKVAVKVLLRDVVDEAVSTMFNVEADVMAQLGSHPSIVTVYEASLSADGRPYIAMEYCPTVIGQIYRRQELSIAEVLRIGIKLSGALESAHRSGVLHRDVKPSNVMVTAYGAPQLADFGIASSLSGKPGVMALSVPWSAPEVVAQSTPGSVASEVWSLGATLYSLIAGHSPFEIPDSGKNTPELLARRVQHAKFTALARKDVPAELQGILAQTMQANPRRRQEAAGEVGEQLRAVQKSLGLAPTDMEVLRDQSGDYEPAAGDRDAGARTGVVRTRVDVASQRKPRTPTDALAPSDDIEDSPVGVPRGTVPRGVVLWGAAAIAALTGIVIVLLLAGR; encoded by the coding sequence ATGGCGAAACGTTTGCCATCCGCGCCTCCCGTTTTGCCCGGATTCGCCTACATAAGCCCGCTGGGAGTGGGTGGTTTCGCGGACGTTTTCCTCTACGAACAACAGATGCCACACCGCAAGGTGGCCGTCAAGGTTTTGCTGCGTGATGTCGTGGACGAGGCCGTCTCGACCATGTTCAATGTCGAGGCGGATGTGATGGCTCAACTTGGCTCGCATCCATCCATCGTGACCGTGTACGAGGCATCCCTTTCCGCCGACGGCCGCCCCTATATCGCCATGGAATACTGCCCCACCGTGATCGGGCAGATCTATCGGCGCCAGGAGCTTTCGATCGCGGAGGTGTTGCGGATCGGGATAAAGCTGTCCGGGGCGCTGGAGTCCGCGCACCGATCCGGTGTGCTGCACAGGGACGTGAAACCGTCCAACGTGATGGTGACCGCCTACGGCGCGCCCCAGCTGGCCGACTTCGGCATAGCCTCGTCACTTTCCGGGAAACCCGGCGTCATGGCCCTATCGGTCCCGTGGAGCGCGCCCGAGGTGGTCGCGCAGTCCACGCCAGGATCGGTCGCCAGCGAGGTGTGGTCGTTGGGTGCGACCCTATACTCCCTCATCGCGGGCCACAGCCCATTCGAGATTCCTGACAGCGGCAAGAACACGCCAGAATTGCTGGCGCGGCGGGTCCAACACGCGAAATTCACCGCGCTGGCTCGCAAGGACGTTCCCGCAGAACTGCAAGGAATCCTGGCGCAGACCATGCAGGCCAATCCGCGCAGGCGTCAAGAGGCGGCAGGCGAGGTGGGCGAACAGCTCCGCGCGGTCCAGAAGTCGCTAGGGCTGGCGCCGACCGACATGGAAGTCCTGCGCGACCAGAGCGGGGATTACGAGCCCGCCGCGGGGGATCGCGATGCCGGCGCGCGCACGGGCGTCGTGCGAACTCGCGTGGATGTTGCCTCGCAGCGAAAGCCGCGAACGCCCACCGATGCGCTGGCGCCGAGCGATGACATCGAGGACTCGCCCGTCGGCGTTCCCCGCGGCACGGTACCGCGCGGCGTTGTGCTGTGGGGCGCGGCCGCGATCGCGGCGTTGACCGGAATCGTCATCGTCCTGCTGCTAGCGGGACGGTAG
- the eno gene encoding phosphopyruvate hydratase: MAIIEAVGAREILDSRGNPTVEVEVVLDDNTFARAGVPSGASTGAFEAVERRDGDKSRYLGKGVQGAVTAVDDVIAPEIIGYDAEDQRLIDAKMIELDGTPNKGKLGANAILGVSLAVAKAAAKSAGLDLYRYVGGPNAHVLPVPMMNILNGGSHADSNVDIQEFMVAPIGAPTFKEALRWGAEVYHSLKSVLKSKGLATGLGDEGGFAPNLPSNRDALDEIIIAIEKAGFKPGVDVALALDVASTEFFKDGAYQFEGKAQSTDFMVKYYEQLITDYPLVSIEDPLSEDEWAAWTQLVAEVGDRVQIVGDDLFVTNPERLAKGIELKSANSLLVKLNQIGTLTETLDAVTMAQRAGFTAMTSHRSGETEDTTIADLAVATNAGQIKTGAPARGERINKYNQLLRIEDALDDAAVYAGRSAFPRAKF, from the coding sequence GTGGCAATCATTGAAGCCGTAGGCGCGCGCGAGATTCTCGACTCACGCGGCAACCCGACCGTCGAGGTTGAGGTTGTTCTTGACGACAACACGTTTGCACGCGCAGGCGTGCCCTCAGGCGCATCGACCGGCGCCTTCGAAGCAGTTGAGCGCCGCGATGGCGACAAGTCGCGCTACCTGGGCAAGGGTGTCCAGGGTGCCGTGACGGCCGTTGACGACGTCATCGCTCCCGAGATCATCGGCTACGACGCTGAGGACCAGCGCCTGATCGATGCGAAGATGATCGAGCTGGACGGGACGCCCAACAAGGGCAAGCTGGGCGCGAACGCGATTCTCGGCGTGTCGCTTGCGGTTGCCAAGGCCGCTGCGAAGAGCGCCGGTCTGGACCTGTACCGCTACGTCGGTGGCCCGAACGCGCACGTCCTGCCCGTCCCCATGATGAACATCCTCAACGGTGGGTCGCACGCCGACTCGAACGTTGACATCCAGGAGTTCATGGTTGCGCCCATCGGTGCGCCCACCTTCAAAGAGGCGCTTCGCTGGGGCGCAGAGGTTTACCACTCCCTGAAGTCCGTCCTGAAGTCGAAGGGCCTGGCCACCGGCCTGGGCGACGAGGGTGGCTTCGCGCCGAACCTTCCGAGCAACCGCGACGCCCTGGACGAGATCATCATCGCGATCGAGAAGGCCGGCTTCAAGCCGGGCGTCGACGTCGCTTTGGCGCTTGACGTTGCTTCGACCGAGTTCTTCAAGGACGGCGCTTACCAGTTCGAGGGCAAGGCGCAATCGACCGACTTCATGGTCAAGTACTACGAGCAACTGATCACGGACTACCCGCTGGTCTCCATCGAGGACCCGTTGAGCGAGGACGAATGGGCCGCCTGGACGCAGCTCGTTGCTGAGGTCGGCGACCGCGTGCAGATCGTCGGCGACGACCTGTTCGTCACCAACCCCGAGCGCCTGGCGAAGGGCATCGAGCTCAAGTCCGCCAACTCGCTGCTGGTCAAGCTGAACCAGATCGGCACGCTGACCGAGACGCTCGACGCGGTCACCATGGCGCAGCGCGCCGGCTTCACCGCCATGACGTCGCACCGTTCCGGCGAGACCGAGGACACCACCATCGCAGACCTGGCCGTCGCCACCAACGCGGGCCAGATCAAGACCGGTGCCCCCGCCCGCGGCGAGCGCATCAACAAGTACAACCAGTTGCTGCGCATCGAGGACGCGTTGGACGACGCCGCCGTTTACGCAGGTCGTTCCGCATTCCCGCGCGCTAAGTTCTGA